The proteins below come from a single Metarhizium brunneum chromosome 1, complete sequence genomic window:
- the AFG1 gene encoding Protein AFG1 yields MFALFKSLVVCALVAVAQADTIKITARNDNTFNPNSVTAKKGDILEFHFQPKNHSVVAGDYKYPCSPLPIGSGFFSGYMDVESGEGDKVFRVTWNNTDPMAFYSSQGDECPKGMVGMVNPNGTETLDDYKKRAGGLARGVTPGNSPYGGDVTGNTSPSSSGSKNGGKDKGDESGAGALRASLLALATAWGAIILKSSMMRGGVASSRGAARQLRAGLHHSRNQRFTGQYSSCIGRIGFRPTAIKHFPTCQTTLPAPTALPPYTIGLRTAATIVESQLHGEGPLAEYDRRVENGLLRDDDHQRGIIESLQNLYNELRNYHAPEVKHPSLDLLKPARKSVFSSLFGSNGKAQSAISDIPDNLPRGLYLYGDVGSGKTMLMDLFYDTLPSSVKTKTRIHFHNFMQDVHKRLHKLKMQHGTDVDAVPFVAADIAEHGNVLCFDEFQCTDVADAMILRRLLECLMSHGVVLVTTSNRHPDDLYKNGIQRESFIPAIKLLKNRLHVINLDSPTDYRKIPRPPSGVYHTPLDAHANSHAEKWFRFLGDSSDNPPHSETQKVWGREIYVPRVSGRCAWFTFDELIRQPKSAADYLELVRAYDSFIVTEVPGMTIRERDLARRFITFIDAVYEGNAKLVLTTEKPLTELFISKDEIAESLLKNNPQSTEQGEKAVSTVKELMEDVDRQAEELKNSNLFAGEEEAFAFMRALSRLKHMESKEWVERGMGLESQGGKEDKDNWSKTRSRQMEDSM; encoded by the exons ATGTTTGCCCTTTTCAAGTCGCTCGTGGTCTGCGCATTGGTGGCTGTGGCCCAGGCGGACACTATCAAAATCACGGCGCGAAACGACAACACATTCAACCCAAACTCAGTCACAGCAAAGAAGGGCGATATTCTTGAATTTCACTTCCAACCTAAGAACCACAGTGTTGTAGCAGGCGACTACAAATACCCTTGTTCACCTCTCCCCATAGGCAGCGGGTTCTTTTCTGGGTATATGGATGTAGAAAGCGGCGAAGGA GATAAAGTTTTCCGTGTGACATGGAATAACACAGATCCCATGGCGTTTTATTCCTCACAAGGTGATGAGTGTCCGAAAGGCATGGTCGGCATGGTCAATCCGAACGGCACAGAAACCCTAGATGACTATAAGAAAAGGGCCGGCGGCTTGGCTAGAGGTGTCACTCCTGGCAATTCCCCTTATGGCGGAGATGTGACTGGAAACACGTCTCCGAGCTCGAGTGGCAGCAAgaacggcggcaaggacaagggtgATGAGAGCGGTGCTGGTGCTCTGCGTGCTTCTCTTTTAGCACTGGCTACTGCCTGGGGAGCTATCATTTTGA AGTCATCCATGATGCGAGGCGGCGTTGCGTCGTCAAGAGGTGCGGCACGCCAGCTCCGAGCTGGGTTACACCATTCTCGCAACCAACGATTTACAGGACAATATTCCTCTTGCATCGGGCGAATAGGCTTTCGGCCGACTGCCATCAAACATTTCCCGACATGCCAGACAACCCTGCCGGCGCCAACTGCGCTCCCGCCATACACGATAGGCCTTCGAACCGCAGCAACCATTGTGGAAAGCCAGCTACATGGAGAGGGCCCTTTAGCAGAGTATGATAGACGGGTAGAGAATGGTCTTTTGCGGGATGATGACCATCAACGAG gTATCATTGAAAGTTTGCAAAATTTGTACAATGAGCTGCGCAACTATCACGCCCCTGAAGTTAAACACCCCAGCCTTGACCTTTTGAAGCCAGCCAGGAAATCAGTCTTCTCATCACTATTTGGCTCAAATGGTAAAGCACAATCTGCCATTAGCGACATCCCAGACAATCTACCTCGTGGCTTGTATTTGTACGGCGATGTGGGCAGCGGCAAGACGATGCTGATGGACCTGTTCTACGACACGCTCCCAAGCTCCGTCAAGACAAAGACTAGAATCCATTTCCACAACTTCATGCAAGATGTACATAAGCGACTGCATAAATTGAAAATGCAGCATGGGACGGATGTGGACGCCGTGCCCTTTGTGGCAGCGGATATTGCCGAGCACGGAAATGTACTGTGTTTCGACGAGTTTCAGTGCACGGATGTGGCAGATGCCATGATCCTGCGAAG ACTACTAGAGTGTCTCATGTCCCACGGTGTCGTCCTAGTCACGACATCCAACCGTCACCCGGATGACCTGTACAAGAATGGCATTCAACGAGAGTCTTTCATCcccgccatcaagctcctAAAGAACAGACTACATGTTATCAATCTTGACTCGCCTACAGACTATCGAAAAATACCTCGGCCGCCGTCAGGAGTATATCACACCCCGCTCGACGCCCACGCCAACTCTCATGCTGAGAAGTGGTTTCGCTTCCTTGGGGATTCTTCAGACAACCCACCACATTCAGAGACTCAAAAGGTTTGGGGACGAGAAATTTACGTGCCCCGGGTCAGCGGCAGGTGCGCCTGGTTCACCTTTGACGAGCTAATACGACAGCCGAAATCCGCCGCCGACTACCTCGAGCTCGTGCGCGCATATGACTCCTTCATCGTTACCGAGGTGCCAGGAATGACAATCCGTGAGCGCGACCTAGCCCGTCGATTCATCACCttcatcgacgccgtctACGAGGGCAACGCGAAGCTAGTCCTTACCACGGAAAAGCCACTAACGGAGCTCTTCATATCGAAAGACGAAATTGCAGAGAGTTTGCTAAAAAATAACCCTCAGAGCACTGAACAGGGAGAAAAAGCGGTGTCCACTGTCAAGGAACTAATGGAAGACGTGGACCGGCAAGCCGAAGAGCTCAAGAATTCAAACCTTTTCgcaggcgaagaagaagcgtTTGCGTTTATGCGAGCACTGAGTCGGCTCAAGCACATGGAGAGCAAAGAATGGGTCGAGCGAGGCATGGGGTTGGAAAGCCAAGGAGGCAAGGAGGACAAAGATAACTGGTCCAAGACGAGAAGTCGGCAAATGGAAGATTCAATGTAG